CAAAGAAAAGGAGTTTAAAGCGGCTCTTGCTGCATTGGAATTGACACCCTTTGTAGGCAAAGCTGTTGCTTTTACTTGTTCTGTTGATGCCATCATTCCCCCCTGGATCTATATGGCTTTAGCCGATAAATTCCATCCTAATGTGGCTTGTTACGATTTTAAACGTGTGGAAGCATTGGAATTGGAATTATGGACCCAAAATTTGAAGCGGGCAGATTTGTCTCCGTATCAGGATCAAAAGGTGGTTGTGCGGGCAAGGCCAAATATGCCAGAATCACTTTATATGCTAGCTGCTGCACGCTTAATTCCGATTGTTACAACATTGATGTACGGAGAGGTCGGAATGCCAAAGGTTATTTTTAAAAGAGCATAAGAAACAATGAAAGCATTAATATTTAATGGCGCCTTGGAGCGTAGGCAAGAATCTACTTCCGGAGTATTGTCTAATTATTTCGCTGAACAATTGAATCAGCTAGGTGTTGAGAATAGTGTTTTTAACCTTGCGGATAGTGGAATACCACTATTTGATACAAGTCTCAGCAGGATACCCAATAGTGTAAAGATCATGAACAATCTCTTTCTGGAGGCAGACCTGCATTTTTGGCTATCTCCTTTATATCACGGAAGTGTACCGGGGGTAATGAAAAACTGTTTGGATTGGCTAGAGATAAGCGCAAAGAACAGTCCGGCATATCTCACCGATAAAAATATCGGACTGGTTTGTTGGGCGGATGGTGTACAGGCCCTACAAGGGATCAACGCTATGGATGCAATAGCAAAATCATTACGGGCATGGACTTTACCTTTTAGTGTACCTATTGTTAAAAGGGAACTATTTGAAAACACAGACTCAAGGGAGATCTCGTCGGATTATAAACGTAAATTGGACCTGTTGATCAATATCGCAACCACACGAACAGCAGTATTTTAAACACTGTTGGCACGTTCCTGAAAATAGTATTTTCTTAAAAGCAGTTTAAAAATTATTGTTACATTATTAATAATAAAGCACCTCGATATTCATTGAGGTGCTTTATATGTTTTCAAAATTGCTTAGTTTTGAGAAACTGTGTGTTGAAGTGTTCGTAGTATTCACTCAATTTCCCAGAATAGCACATCTATAGCGTTGCATCTCAAAAAAATGCAATAAACTGTTATTATTGTTTCATAATTATATAAGGTGTCTGATTAATGAGGTTACATTGTAGAGTTTTGTTAAAGTTAATTACCTGTTGTATGCTGTGTTTCACTCTACAGCGTACAAATGCCCAAAGTTTTCTGCCATTAAATGAGGATAAA
The window above is part of the Sphingobacterium sp. ML3W genome. Proteins encoded here:
- a CDS encoding DUF2480 family protein, translating into MFVNKVENSGILALDLIDFKTTLEIIEFDIKTLFYQEMIVKEKEFKAALAALELTPFVGKAVAFTCSVDAIIPPWIYMALADKFHPNVACYDFKRVEALELELWTQNLKRADLSPYQDQKVVVRARPNMPESLYMLAAARLIPIVTTLMYGEVGMPKVIFKRA
- a CDS encoding NADPH-dependent FMN reductase is translated as MKALIFNGALERRQESTSGVLSNYFAEQLNQLGVENSVFNLADSGIPLFDTSLSRIPNSVKIMNNLFLEADLHFWLSPLYHGSVPGVMKNCLDWLEISAKNSPAYLTDKNIGLVCWADGVQALQGINAMDAIAKSLRAWTLPFSVPIVKRELFENTDSREISSDYKRKLDLLINIATTRTAVF